From Acidobacteriota bacterium, a single genomic window includes:
- the atpG gene encoding ATP synthase F1 subunit gamma has protein sequence MAGASTRDLKRRIRSVKNTSQLTRAMKLVSAAKLRRAQEQMLAARPYAHSLRRVIEEVARRVEPGRHPLLAVRELRKVELIVIAGDKGLCGSFNANILRAAENEWRRHTDAGREVELTLVGKKAVDHYRRRSAKVRERHQDVFRSMDYTFAVDLARGVEERFVDGLVDGVFLVFNEFKTTIAQRVVVQPLLPLAGLQKAEREEAAASEYLYEPSPERLLRGLLPRYLAFLVYHALLESIAAEHAARMTAMDSATRNADEMIAKLTLMMNRARQAAITTEIIEVVSGAQALG, from the coding sequence ATGGCCGGTGCCAGCACACGCGATCTCAAGCGCCGCATCCGCTCCGTCAAGAACACCAGTCAGCTCACGCGAGCGATGAAGCTGGTGTCGGCGGCCAAGCTGCGTCGGGCCCAGGAGCAGATGCTGGCCGCGAGGCCGTACGCGCATTCGCTCCGCCGCGTCATCGAGGAGGTCGCCAGGAGGGTGGAGCCGGGCCGGCATCCTCTCCTCGCGGTCAGGGAGCTGCGCAAGGTCGAGTTGATCGTCATCGCCGGCGACAAGGGCTTGTGCGGGTCGTTCAACGCCAACATCCTGCGGGCCGCCGAAAACGAGTGGCGGCGGCACACCGATGCCGGGCGGGAAGTGGAGTTGACCCTCGTCGGCAAGAAGGCGGTCGACCACTATCGCCGCCGGAGCGCGAAGGTCCGCGAGCGTCATCAGGACGTCTTCCGCAGCATGGACTACACCTTCGCAGTGGATCTCGCTCGCGGCGTCGAGGAGCGGTTCGTCGACGGCCTCGTCGATGGGGTGTTCCTGGTCTTCAACGAGTTCAAGACGACGATCGCCCAGCGCGTCGTGGTGCAACCGCTCCTCCCACTCGCCGGCCTGCAGAAGGCGGAGCGCGAGGAAGCTGCCGCCTCCGAATACCTGTACGAACCGTCTCCGGAGCGGCTGCTGCGCGGGCTTCTGCCTCGCTACCTCGCGTTTTTGGTCTACCACGCGCTCCTGGAATCGATCGCGGCCGAGCATGCGGCGCGCATGACGGCGATGGACTCCGCGACGCGGAACGCGGACGAGATGATCGCGAAACTGACGCTGATGATGAACCGAGCCCGGCAGGCGGCGATCACCACCGAGATCATCGAGGTGGTCAGCGGCGCGCAGGCGCTGGGCTGA
- a CDS encoding F0F1 ATP synthase subunit alpha, translating to MEFNIGEITEILKQQIEGYEEKIDVAEVGTVTAVGDGIARIYGLEKAAYLELLELPHDVYGIALNLEEDSVGAVLLGDFLKIKEGDQVRRTRRIIEVPVGEALLGRVVDALGRPVDGRGPIEATEHNPVERLAPGVVYRQPVNEPLQTGLKAIDSMIPIGRGQRELIIGDRQTGKTAIAIDTIINQRGKDVICIYVAIGQKQSTVAQVVKTLEEYGAMEYSIVVVAAASDPAPMQFLAPYSGCAMGEYFRDRGRHVLCVYDDLSKQAAAYREISLLLRRPPGREAYPGDVFYLHSRLLERAAKLRETRIIVKKDAPADTREGVDGVLYHGVPGLHEAQKKLEELGDGYELRVLPESGGSLTALPVIETQAGDVSAYIPTNVISITDGQIYLETDLFHSGVRPAVNAGLSVSRVGGNAQIPAMKKVAGTLRLELAQYRDLAAFAQFGSDLDKATQAQLARGQRLQEILKQDQYSPLPVEKQIVIIFAGTNGFLDEIPVSRIAEYERRLYEFLDNSRPEVLEAIRTKKKMDDELAEMIRGALGEFRERYAAALAEG from the coding sequence ATGGAGTTCAACATCGGCGAGATCACCGAGATCCTCAAGCAGCAGATCGAGGGCTACGAAGAGAAGATCGACGTCGCCGAGGTGGGAACCGTCACTGCGGTCGGGGACGGCATCGCCCGGATCTACGGCCTCGAGAAGGCGGCCTACCTCGAGCTGCTCGAGCTCCCCCACGACGTTTACGGAATCGCGCTGAACCTCGAGGAGGACTCCGTCGGCGCCGTTCTCCTCGGCGATTTCCTGAAGATCAAGGAAGGCGACCAGGTGCGCCGGACGCGGCGCATCATCGAGGTTCCGGTGGGGGAGGCGCTGCTCGGGCGGGTCGTCGACGCTCTCGGGCGGCCGGTGGACGGGCGCGGTCCCATCGAGGCGACCGAGCACAATCCGGTCGAGCGCCTTGCGCCGGGCGTCGTCTACCGCCAGCCGGTCAACGAGCCGCTCCAGACCGGCCTGAAGGCCATCGACTCGATGATCCCGATCGGCAGGGGCCAGCGTGAGCTGATCATCGGCGACCGCCAGACCGGCAAGACCGCGATCGCGATCGATACGATCATCAACCAGCGCGGCAAGGACGTCATCTGTATTTACGTCGCGATCGGCCAGAAGCAGTCCACCGTGGCGCAGGTCGTCAAGACGCTCGAGGAATACGGCGCGATGGAGTACAGCATCGTCGTCGTCGCGGCGGCTTCCGATCCGGCGCCGATGCAGTTCCTCGCGCCCTATTCCGGCTGCGCGATGGGCGAGTACTTCCGCGACCGAGGCCGTCACGTTCTGTGCGTCTATGACGATCTGAGCAAGCAGGCGGCGGCATACCGCGAGATCTCGCTCCTGCTCAGGCGGCCCCCCGGGCGGGAGGCGTACCCCGGCGACGTGTTCTACCTGCATTCCCGGCTTCTCGAGCGGGCGGCGAAACTCCGGGAGACGCGGATCATCGTCAAGAAGGACGCCCCCGCGGACACCCGCGAAGGTGTGGACGGGGTGCTCTACCACGGGGTTCCCGGCTTGCACGAGGCGCAGAAGAAGCTCGAAGAGCTGGGAGACGGCTACGAGCTGCGGGTGTTGCCGGAAAGCGGCGGGTCGCTGACGGCGCTCCCGGTGATCGAGACCCAGGCCGGCGACGTCTCGGCGTACATCCCGACCAACGTGATCTCGATCACCGACGGTCAGATCTATCTCGAGACCGACCTGTTCCACTCCGGCGTCCGCCCGGCGGTCAACGCCGGCCTGTCGGTGAGCCGAGTGGGCGGCAACGCGCAGATCCCCGCGATGAAGAAGGTGGCCGGTACCCTGCGACTGGAGTTGGCGCAGTACCGCGACCTCGCTGCGTTCGCCCAGTTCGGATCCGATCTCGACAAAGCGACCCAGGCGCAGCTCGCCCGCGGGCAGCGCCTTCAGGAGATCCTCAAGCAGGACCAGTACTCGCCGCTGCCGGTGGAGAAACAGATCGTCATCATCTTCGCGGGGACGAACGGGTTCCTCGACGAGATTCCGGTCTCGCGCATCGCCGAGTACGAGCGGCGGCTGTACGAGTTCCTCGACAACAGCCGGCCCGAGGTCCTGGAGGCGATCAGGACGAAGAAGAAGATGGACGACGAGCTGGCGGAGATGATCCGCGGCGCGCTCGGGGAGTTCCGGGAGCGCTACGCGGCGGCGCTGGCCGAGGGCTGA
- the atpH gene encoding ATP synthase F1 subunit delta: MSSVRLVAQHYAQALSEAVPSDEELGRVREEVARIAELVRKVPELARVLKNPVVSADSKGRVIAAIAERLGAGERTRRFLEVIAANERLPLLPEIAEAVEKVHEARSGVRRAELISAVPLDADLQERLVAALSRAAGSRLLVEKRVDPSLLGGIVAKIGTTVFDGSLKTRLARLRSRMISASQAG, encoded by the coding sequence ATGTCGAGCGTGCGCCTCGTGGCCCAGCACTATGCGCAGGCGCTTTCCGAGGCGGTCCCCTCCGACGAGGAATTGGGGCGGGTCCGGGAGGAGGTCGCCCGCATCGCCGAACTCGTCCGCAAGGTTCCGGAGCTGGCCCGCGTCCTCAAGAACCCGGTCGTCTCGGCGGACTCCAAGGGGCGCGTCATCGCCGCGATCGCCGAGCGCCTCGGCGCGGGGGAGCGAACACGGCGGTTCCTCGAGGTGATCGCCGCGAACGAGCGTCTTCCTCTGCTCCCGGAGATCGCCGAAGCGGTGGAGAAGGTGCACGAAGCGCGTTCGGGCGTGCGGCGGGCGGAGCTGATCTCGGCGGTTCCGCTCGACGCGGATCTCCAGGAGCGCCTGGTGGCCGCCCTCAGCCGCGCGGCGGGCAGCCGACTCCTCGTCGAAAAGCGCGTCGATCCGTCGTTGCTCGGCGGCATCGTGGCGAAGATCGGCACCACGGTCTTCGACGGGAGCTTGAAGACCCGCCTGGCGCGGCTGCGTTCGAGAATGATCTCGGCGTCGCAGGCCGGCTGA